The Halovivax ruber XH-70 genome includes the window AGTCGTCGACACCTGGTACTCCTCGCGCGGGAACGAGATGAACGTGTACGCGACGGCCAACGGACCCCTCATCGTCGCCAGCGACGAATCGCGTGCCACGCAGCTGAAACAGGCGGTGTCGCGGTACATCGGCGGGATCGGCGCCCTCGCGATCGGGAGTTTCGCCCTCCAGGCGATCGCGATGCGGTACGGCGGAGTAAACGATGCGACGGGCGCCGGATCGGGCGATTCGACGGGAGCCGGAGGGGACGAATCGTATACGGAGCAAAGCGAGAGTGATTCCGAACTGGACTCGTCGTCCACGGATTCCACTGGTGGCGAGGACGGCGATGCGATCTCGATCGCATCGGAGCAGAACAACACGACTGCTGCCGGCGACGAGGCGAGTGGTGGCGGAGGCGAACCGGACGGGCTCCTCGACGGCGCTATCGACGGATTCGTCTCGACGATCGAGGCGTTCGCGTCGCTCGACTCGCCAGGGCTCCTGTTCTTCCTCGGCGGACTCGTCGTGCTCACCGCCCTCGTCGCCTGGTGGTACGTCGAGAATTACCAGCGACCGCAGCAACTCGGTCGCCCCTAATCCGGCCCTGGCATCGCTCGCGGACCGCTCGGTCTACTT containing:
- a CDS encoding ArsR/SmtB family transcription factor; this encodes MARLFPLRSETPTTDGTPRVVDLDGEDADDVFGALSSTTARQIYATLDAEPGTPSDVADAIDSSIQNVRYHLEKLEDAGLVEVVDTWYSSRGNEMNVYATANGPLIVASDESRATQLKQAVSRYIGGIGALAIGSFALQAIAMRYGGVNDATGAGSGDSTGAGGDESYTEQSESDSELDSSSTDSTGGEDGDAISIASEQNNTTAAGDEASGGGGEPDGLLDGAIDGFVSTIEAFASLDSPGLLFFLGGLVVLTALVAWWYVENYQRPQQLGRP